A portion of the Lolium rigidum isolate FL_2022 chromosome 1, APGP_CSIRO_Lrig_0.1, whole genome shotgun sequence genome contains these proteins:
- the LOC124684194 gene encoding mitogen-activated protein kinase 4-like — translation MAMKVDAPNGMRNNGKHYYTMCQTMFEIDTKYVPIMPIGRGSYGTVCSSINQETNEKVAIKKINNVFNNRMDALRTLREMKLLRHLRHENVISLKDIMMPLRRRSFKDVYLVSELMDTDLDKVIMSSQPLSNEHCQYFLFQLLRGLKCLHSAGILHRDLKPGNLLINGNSDLKICDFGLARTDNSEGQLMTQYVVTRPYRAPELLLGCDNYGTAIDVWSVGCIFAELLGRKTIFPGADCLSQLKLIVNVLGTMNDGDLEFIDNQRGRNYIKSLPYTPGIPLYSMYPQAHPLAIDLLQKMLIFDPSKRISVIEALEHPYMAALYDPSANPPGQVPIDLDIDENLGLDMIREMLWQEMLQYHRRPSKWKIFNK, via the exons ATGGCGATGAAGGTGGATGCTCCGAACGGCATGAGAAACAACGGCAAGCACTACTACACGATGTGCCAGACCATGTTCGAGATCGACACCAAGTACGTGCCGATCATGCCCATTGGGAGAGGATCCTACGGTACCGTATGCTCGTCGATAAACCAGGAGACCAACGAGAAGGTCGCGATAAAAAAgataaacaatgtcttcaacaaccgGATGGATGCGCTCAGGACGCTTCGCGAGATGAAGCTCCTTCGGCACTTGCGTCACGAGAATGTTATTTCTTTGAAGGATATAATGATGCCCCTACGTAGGAGGAGCTTCAAGGACGTGTATCTGGTCTCCGAACTCATGGACACGGATCTGGATAAGGTAATCATGTCGTCACAGCCGCTTTCCAACGAGCACTGCCAATATTTCCTTTTTCAG CTCCTCCGAGGGTTGAAATGTCTTCATTCAGCAGGGATACTCCATAGGGATCTGAAACCAGGGAACCTTCTGATTAATGGAAACTCTGATCTGAAGATCTGTGACTTTGGTCTTGCTCGCACAGATAATAGTGAAGGTCAATTGATGACTCAGTATGTTGTCACTCGTCCGTATAGAGCTCCCGAGCTGCTGCTCGGTTGCGACAACTATGGCACCGCCATAGATGTCTGGTCAGTTGGCTGTATATTTGCTGAGCTACTTGGCCGCAAGACTATCTTTCCAGGAGCTGATTGCCTAAGTCAGCTCAAGCTTATAGTCAACGTTCTTGGCACCATGAATGATGGTGACCTTGAGTTCATTGACAACCAAAGGGGTCGCAACTACATCAAATCCCTTCCATACACCCCCGGGATTCCCCTCTATAGCATGTACCCACAAGCGCACCCTCTTGCCATTGATCTGTTGCAGAAGATGCTTATCTTCGATCCTTCCAAAAGGATTAGTGTCATCGAGGCTTTGGAGCACCCCTACATGGCGGCGTTGTATGATCCAAGTGCAAACCCTCCTGGTCAGGTGCCCATCGATCTTGATATAGATGAGAACCTCGGCTTAGATATGATCCGAGAAATGTTGTGGCAGGAGATGCTCCAGTACCACCGGAGGCCGTCAAAATGGAAAATATTTAACAAGTAG
- the LOC124684195 gene encoding zinc finger CCHC domain-containing protein 10: MSGNDSQAAADRIKAQAMSNAKGLSRAQAERAAEAAARNVNAYGQKEEGPSRWQERKEAKRQMYLMSTEKAVRLGVKPNAVPTSNAGGQCQKCFQTGHWTYECKNERVYMMRPSRTEQLKNPRLKKPYLPASSQFVNPDLEKEMEEERKLMREKLKKEKSERRKVKSKSKSKRKHRASVSESDSDSESSVTGSEYSSDSGSSSDSSSDSGDKKKRQRKTKQKKRRHRRDSTSSSASESESESDSDSEDDKGSRRKSKKRSDKRRS, encoded by the coding sequence ATGTCTGGAAATGATTCTCAGGCTGCTGCCGACAGAATAAAGGCCCAGGCCATGTCAAATGCCAAGGGATTGAGCAGGGCTCAAGCTGAGCGTGCAGCGGAAGCTGCTGCTCGCAATGTCAATGCCTATGGGCAGAAGGAAGAGGGGCCAAGTCGCTGGCAGGAGAGGAAGGAAGCCAAGAGACAGATGTACCTGATGAGTACAGAGAAGGCTGTGAGGCTAGGTGTGAAGCCAAATGCTGTACCAACTTCTAATGCTGGTGGCCAATGTCAGAAGTGCTTCCAGACTGGgcattggacatatgagtgcaagAATGAACGGGTCTACATGATGCGACCCTCAAGGACAGAGCAGCTTAAGAACCCCAGGCTGAAGAAACCGTATCTGCCAGCTTCCTCTCAGTTCGTGAACCCTGATCTCgagaaggagatggaggaggaaaggAAGCTGATGAGAGAGAAGCTGAAGAAGGAGAAGTCAGAAAGAAGGAAGGTGAAGAGCAAGTCGAAGAGCAAGAGGAAACACCGTGCCTCGGTGTCGGAGTCTGACTCAGACTCCGAATCATCGGTGACTGGCTCTGAGTATTCTTCTGATAGCGGCAGTTCAAGTGACAGCTCCTCGGACTCGGGGGACAAAAAGAAGCGCCAGCGCAAGACGAAGCAGAAGAAGAGAAGGCACCGGAGGGACAGCACGTCGTCGTCGGCATCTGAATCTGAATCCGAGTCTGATTCTGATTCTGAGGACGATAAGGGCAGCCGAAGGAAGAGCAAGAAGCGCAGCGACAAGCGTCGGTCCTGA
- the LOC124684197 gene encoding probable inactive purple acid phosphatase 28, producing the protein MPPMSSFLSVLLICLLSVLLLRLSTLLDPGAAVPRIKRSAPLPLRFRHDGAFKILQVADMHFGNGAATRCRDVAPEVGGALCSDLNTTRFLRRLIEAERPDLIAFTGDNIFGGSATDAAESLLRAISPAMEYNVPWAAILGNHDQESTMTREELMTFLSLMDYSVSQVNPPGFLVHGFGNYHVGIHGTFGSEFVNTSLLNLYFLDSGDREVVDGIKTYGWIKESQLAWLSATSRELQQNLHSPALAFFHIPIPEVRELWYTDFKGQYQEGVACSLVNSGALGTLVSMGDVKGVFLGHDHLNDFCGDLNGIQFCYGGGFGYHAYGRSGWPRRARVIHTQLKKGQRSWAGVESIQTWKLLDDEKLSKIDEQVLWRHDDDDSDHSLYL; encoded by the exons ATGCCGCCGATGAGCAGCTTCTTGTCCGTGCTCCTCATCTGCCTcctctccgtcctcctcctccgcctctccaCCTTGCTCGACCCCGGCGCCGCCGTGCCCCGCATCAAGCGGTCCGCTCCCTTGCCCCTCCGCTTCCGCCATGACGGAGCGTTCAAGATCCTCCAG GTGGCTGATATGCACTTCGGCAACGGCGCCGCCACGCGCTGCAGGGACGTGGCGCCGGAGGTCGGCGGCGCGCTCTGCTCCGACCTCAACACCACACGGTTCCTCCGGCGGCTCATCGAGGCCGAGAGGCCCGACCTCATAGCCTTCACCG GGGATAACATATTTGGGGGCAGTGCGACTGATGCAGCAGAATCACTACTCAGAGCAATTAGCCCTGCCATGGAGTACAACGTACCATGGGCTGCCATTTTAGGAAACCATGACCAGGAATCCACAATGACGCGAGAGGAACTGATGACGTTCTTGTCTTTGATGGATTACTCAGTGTCTCAAGTAAACCCACCTGGTTTTCTGGTACATGGGTTTGGCAATTATCATGTTGGCATACATGGGACATTTGGATCAGAGTTCGTCAATACTAGTCTGCTTAACCTTTACTTCCTTGATAGTGGAGATCGTGAAGTGGTCGACGGAATTAAAACTTATGGCTGGATCAAAGAATCTCAACTTGCTTGGCTCAGTGCTACTTCCCGAGAACTTCAG cAAAATTTGCATTCCCCTGCACTAGCATTCTTCCACATCCCAATTCCAGAAGTCCGGGAACTTTGGTATACAGATTTTAAGGGTCAGTATCAGGAGGGAGTGGCTTGCTCATTAGTAAATTCTGGTGCCCTTGGCACTCTCGTCTCCATGGGAGATGTAAAAGGCGTCTTTCTTGGCCATGATCATCTTAATGATTTCTGTGGCGACCTTAATGGGATACAGTTCTGTTATGGTGGTGGCTTTGGTTACCATGCGTATGGAAGATCTGGTTGGCCCAGGAGAGCTCGCGTGATTCATACTCAGCTGAAGAAAGGGCAGAGATCATGGGCGGGGGTCGAGTCGATACAGACCTGGAAGTTGCTAGACGACGAAAAGCTTTCCAAAATTGATGAGCAGGTTCTCTGGAGACACGACGACGACGATTCTGACCACAGCCTCTACTTGTAA